The DNA region CCTCAATCCCTCTTTCGGATGGAGCCGGCGGCGCATGGCCCCCTATCAGTATGCCTACCATATGAGCGGTCTGACCAAGACCTATGCCGGCGGCAAGAAGGTGCTCGATAATGTGCACCTCTCCTTCTACCCTGATGCGAAGATCGGCGTGCTCGGCGTCAATGGCGCGGGTAAGTCCACGCTCCTGCGCATCATGGCAGGCACCGACAAGGATTACTCCGGCGAGGCCTGGGCCGCAGAAGGCGTGCGCGTCGGCTATCTGCCGCAGGAACCCCATCTCGACCCCGAAAAGAACGTGCGCGAGAACGTGATGAACGGCGTGGCCGATAAAAAGGCTATTCTGGATCGCTACAACGAACTCGCCATGAACTATTCTGACGAGACCGCGGACGAGATGACCAACCTACAGGACGAGATCGAGGCGAAGGGCCTCTGGGATCTCGACTCCAAGGTTGAACAAGCCATGGAAGCCCTGGGCTGCCCGCCGGACGACTGGGACGTGACTCGCCTTTCGGGTGGTGAGCGCCGCCGCGTGGCCCTGTGCCGCCTGCTTCTGGAACAGCCGGAAATCCTGCTGCTCGACGAACCGACCAACCATCTCGACGCCGAAACGGTGAACTGGCTAGAAGGGCATCTGCGCACCTATCCGGGCGCGATCCTGATCGTCACCCATGACCGCTACTTCCTCGACAATGTGACCGGCTGGATTCTCGAGCTCGATCGCGGCCGTGGTATTCCCTATGAGGGCAATTATTCCTCATGGCTGGCGCAGAAGCAGAAGCGCCTGCAGCAGGAAGGCCGTGAGGATGAGGCGCGCCAGCGCGCTCTTTCCCGCGAGCAGGAATGGATTTCCGCCTCGCCCAAGGCGCGTCAGGCCAAGAACAAGGCCCGTATCCAGCGTTATGACGATCTGGTGATGAAGGCCTCCGAAAAGGCCCCGCAGACCGCACAGATCATCATTCCGGTGGCTGAGCGCCTCGGCAACAATGTCATTGATTTCGAGAACCTCTCGAAGGGCTTCGGCGATAAGCTGCTGATTGATGGCCTCACCTTCAAGCTGCCTCCCGGCGGCATTGTCGGTGTCATCGGCCCCAACGGCGCGGGCAAGTCCACGCTGTTCCGCATGATTACGGGTCAGGAGCAGCCCGATGGCGGCTCTATCACCGTCGGTGAGTCGGTGAAGCTGGGCTATGTGGACCAGAGCCGCGATGCACTGGATGACAAGAAGAACGTCTGGGAGGAAATTTCCGGCGGGAATGATGTCATCTATGTCGGCAAGAAGGAAATCCTGTCCCGCGCCTACTGTGCGGCCTTCAACTTCAAGGGTGGCGACCAGCAGAAGAAGGTTGGCTCGCTTTCAGGCGGTGAACGCAACCGCGTGCATCTGGCCAAGGTTCTGCAAAGCGGCGGCAATGTGCTGCTTCTCGACGAACCCACCAACGATCTGGACATTGAAACCCTGCGCGCCCTGGAAGAAGCGCTGGAAGATTACGCCGGTTGCGCCGTCGTGATCTCGCATGATCGCTTCTTCCTCGACCGTATCGCCACGCACATGCTCGCCTTTGAGGGTGACAGCCATGTGGAGTGGTTCGAGGGCAACTTCGCCGATTATGAGGAAGACAAGAAGCGTCGCCTCGGTGTGGATTCGACCATTCCGAAGCGCCTGCAATACAAGAAGTTCTCACGCTGAAGCTATCAGAGCACGCACTGGCCTGAAGAGACCAGTGCGTGCTCTGCAATCTTGAGGTTGGAATGTATCGTCAGACCAGTTGAGTCAGACAAAACAAGCTGATGACTGATTGGCCCACCCAAACGGCGGGCATTTTTTCAGGAATGAATAACTGAACTGGCAGCCCAAGCCATATTGCGCCCACGCCTCTTCGCCTCGTAAAGCGCCGTATCGGCAGCCTCCAGCAACATGCGACGACGGCTCGCCATATCGACAGTCGGGTCTATGCTCATGAGCGATGAGACGCCGATGCTGACACTGATCTGTCCCCAAGTGCTGCGGACATGCGGCCTTCCGATATTCCAGACTGCCTGACGCACCCGTTCGGCCACCACCTGCGCACCTGCCGGGTCTGTGCTGGGAAGAATAGCGACGAACTCCTCGCCACCATAACGGCAGACCACATCGCGCGGTCGCGACAATGCGGTGGACAGAGCCCGCGCAACCTGCCGCAGGCACTCATCCCCCGCGGGATGCCCATAATAATCATTGAACAGCTTGAACTGGTCCACATCGATAATCATCAGAGAAACCGGCGCCTGTTCACGCCGCGCGGCACTGACTTCGATGCGATAGATTTCCTCAAACTGCCGCCGGTTGAGAAGACCGGTCAGGAAGTCACGCTCAGCGGTTGCTTGAAGTCGCTCATTCGCGGCGGCCAGCACACGCTCCGCCCGTTTATAGATGCTGATGTCGGTCAGGCTCACAGCCCCGCCGATCGTCAGGCCATCAGCATCCCGCACCGGTCGAACGGAGACCTGATAGGAGCGCCCACGCCAGATAAATTCATGATCTGGCACCCCGTGTCCAATGTCAAAAGCCTCGATATCCCTGCCGAAATTGGCCGCGCCCTCTGGCATGAAATCGGCGATCATCCGCCCCTGAACTTCATCCGGGCTCATGTTCAGCAGGCGGGCGAAAGCATGGTTCACATGCACGAAGCGACCATGACGATCCGCCAGGCACAAAGCCACCGGCACCACATCATAGTAGTTATCTGGATCACGGAAAACAGGATCCGCCCGGACGTCATCGGAGATCAGCCGGGACACCCCGCAATAGCCAATCACCCGGCCATCGGCTGCACGCAGGGTTGTTCCATTCATGTCCAAAAGCCCGACCTTCCCGTCATTACGGGAAATCCGGTGAACATGCCGATGGATTGAATGGCCTTCCGCCAGAGCGCTACGAAAAAGCGCCGTAAAGGAGACAGCTTCCCGCACAGGGAGAAGCGAGACATAGGTGCGCCCGATCAACTGCGCAGGAGACACCCCCACCACAGAGCTGGATGCATCGGAAGAAAATGTGAATGCACCGGCCTCATCCACCTGCCAGACCCATTCCTGGCAAGCATCGAGAATGCTGGCAACACGCGGATCATCTCCGCCTTCTCCCGCACGCCCCAGAACGAAACCCGTATCATCGCTCACGAGAAAACGGTCCTGGAGTGGGAAAAACCAGAAACGGTGACCCGGAAGCAGTTGCCCTGAGAGGCATTCAGCAAAAACAATTCGGCCATCGTTCTCCACCCATGCGAACGCCATCTGGTCCATCGCTCCTAAGGAAGCGATCCGCCCATATGCGCCTGGAGACATCACTCTCGACTCTGAAATCCAGAGGCTGCTTGGCTTTGGATATGATCACATCATGGCAAACATGGGCCAAATATGTGGTGCGCAAGAAAAAAGAGTCACCAAAGCTTTTTAAATGTCTTCTCCAAGGACCGACCACAAGCTATTGCGGCCAACTGTTCTTGACAGTGGCAACCTCATCAAAATGATGCAACCAGAAAAATATACAACCTGCGGCATAATCTGCGGGCGGAAACGGTTGGCATCGCAAGGTTATGAGATGACGCGCGATACACCGCAGACAGCGCGTCAGGTTGCACGAGCAAGCCTGTGGATAATTCCACACGGCGACGCAAGACTGCCCGCTTCAATTTCAGAGCCAGACCGGCGCGAAATGCATTTTTCAAACTACACCAGTGGCTTGCCTCACGAATCAAGGGGGCAAACGTATGATCGCCCCCTTCTTCCCTTTAAGAGAGCAAGTTGTTTTCGGGTGCCCCAATTTGAGCCACCCGAAAACATGCTTGATTGCAAAGGCAAAAAGCCATCACCGTTCTTAGGTAACGTGACTTGCTCTAACGGCACTCCACCGTCAGGTGCTCCACCTCGTCCACTCCGGCAAGCCGGCTCCGGATCATCTGCTGCGTCAGGCCTTCACCCGAAACGCTGATGATCGCGGCCCGCGCCTGCGGCCCAACGCGCCAGACATGAAGGTCCAGAATATGCGCATCCCCCGGTCCTTCCACGGCTGCGCGCATTTCGTCGGCCACATGCTCATCCGTCTCATCCAGCAGCACGCGGGAGGTTTCCCGGATCAACTCCCACGCCCAGCGTGCAATCACGATGCCGCCAACAATGCCCATCAGCGGATCACACCAATCCCAGCCCAGATAGCGACCAGCCAGAAGGGCTGCGATGGCAAGAACCGAGGTCAGGGCATCTGCCAGCACATGGAAATAGGCCGAGCGCAGATTGTTGTCGCCGTCCATGCTTGAGCCATGGCCGTGATGGTGATGGCCGTGATGATCGTGCTGATGGCCATGATGGTGCCCATGCCCGCCGGAAAGAAGGACGGCGCTCAGCAGGTTCACGCCAAGGCCCAGTGTCGCGACGATAGCGGCATCGGTAAAATTCACAGTGCTGGGCTCAAACAGGCGCGCAATTGATTCAACCGCCAGACCAAGAGCCACAACCCCAAGAATCAATGCTGATGCAAATGCCGCCAGATCTCCCACCTTGCCCGTGCCAAAACTGAAGCGCGGATCACGCGCATGACGACGGGCATAGGAATAGGCCACGGCAGCAAGACCCAATGCACCGGCATGAGTCGCCATGTGGAAACCATCCGCCAGAAGCGCCATCGAGCCCGTCATCAGGCCTGCGACAATCTCGACAACCATCATAGCTGCGGTCAACAGCACCACCCAAAGAGTCCGGCGGGCATTCTCACCATGGTGAGACCCCAGGAACACATGCTCGTGCCCATCTGGGAGTTCGCTCCCGGCCTGAGAGGGACTGGATCTCGGGTGAGGATGGGGATGGGGATGGGGATGATTATGCGTGCCAGAACTCATGACATCGTCTCCCGCCACCCGTTCGGGTGGCACTGCCAGGCTGCACCAGATCTGATCGGACCCTGGAGCATCGGTTCTCTCATCTGGAATAACGGCGGATCACAGCCGCCAGCTCTTCTGCCCCCTGGGCCCGCTCCGCATCAGACAAACCGGGCCGGGCAACATGTTCGCGCAGATGTGATTCAACGACTTCATCGAGAAAGCCGTTCACAGCGCCCCGCACCCCAGCCACCTGATGCAACAACTCGGCACAGGGCGCGTCACGCATCAGCGCCTTGTCGATAGCCTCGATCTGCCCAGCGAGGCGCTTCACACGCATGCGCAGGGCTTCTTTGTAAGCGGGTGTACTTGTGTGTGCCATGGGATAGGGGTGTACCCTATAATAGCCAGAGTCTCAATGGGCTTTCATTACAGACCGGGAAGGACCTTGAGCCCGCCCTCACACCTCGCCCCTCTCCGACAAGTCGAACAAGCCGAAGCTCACGGCTGTCACGCAACAGCAGCGAACCGCGCCCACCTCCCCAAACAAAAGGAAGGCGAGGCTAAAGGCTTTCACCATATGGATGAGAACGGAAAACTCGGGAAACCCGGAGGCTGGCCGTCAGGCCTAACAATGGCGAGAAAACACGCACACCGAATGCTGCGCTATCGCGCTGCTTTTGTACTCAAAAGCATAATGCTCAAGCTGAAAGTGAGTTTGGTGGAGCCAGGCGGAATCGAACCGCCGACCTCTTGAATGCCATTCAAGCGCTCTCCCAACTGAGCTATGACCCCACAAAAGCCAACAACTGCGTCAAATTCGAAACAGAAACCTAAACTTCTGCTCAATCCAACGCCGGGAAGTCCGCCGGCCTGACAAAGTGGAACTTACGTTCCTTAAAAATAATTTGGTGGAGCCAGGCGGAATCGAACCGCCGACCTCTTGAATGCCATTCAAGCGCTCTCCCAACTGAGCTATGACCCCACCGGGCTGCGGGTTGTGTGAAAACTCATAGCTAAGCCTAAGCTTTTACTCTGATTTTTCGCACCGGGAAGCCCCGCAGCAGGCGCTCAGGAATTCACATCCCTTGAGCGAGGACGGCCTTAGAGCACGCCCGAAGATGGGTGTCAACCCTCTTCATCATCCTCAATGCCATCGCCGATCAGATCGGAGACATCATCGTCATCATCCTCGTCATCTTCGAGGAATGTGTCGTCGTCACCATCGTCGACATCGTCTTCCGCATCCACATCCACGTCATCGGTCGCGGTGACCTTGGACGCACCTGCGGATTCGGCATCGGCCTCCTCGAGGCTGATAACCTCTGCGGCGACCTCTTCCTTGTCTTCGTCGTCTCCGGGGGCAGGCTCGCTGCGCGCCGGAGCCCGCGCTGCCGGTTCAAAGAAGGAACGCGGGTAACGCTCCCCTGTGAATGGCGACACGACGGGGTCCTTGTTCAGGTCGTAAAACTTGCGACCCGTAACCGGACAGGTGCGCTTGGTGCCGAGTTCAGGCTTCGCCACGGCAAAGATCCTCGGTTAAGTCTGTGGAAAGAGCGTGCTCCATTGAAGCGTTGCATGAGCCATGTCAAGGCGCAATCATCGGATCAGCATTTTCCTTAACCTCAAGATGACGTTGCAACCCCCATTCACATGCCTTTCAGCAAGACTTCATCGCCATCCCCACATGTCCCTCTCACGGCAACTCTCCCACCTCCCTCACATGGCACCCGCCGTGCAGCCATGTTAGATCACCTGCATGATTCGAGGCACGGTCCCGCCATGTGCGGCACTATGGCAGAACCGAGGTAAGCCCATGTCTTCCCCCAACTCGCACTCCTCTTCGGGCCACCACGGTACCCCCGTGCCCGCCACCGGCCGTACATCTGCCGGGCTGAAGGGGCGTGTGCGGGTTCCGGGCGACAAGTCCGTCTCCCATCGCGCGCTGCTGTTCGGTCTGCTGGCAGAGGGTGAAACCCGCATCACCGGCCTTCTGGAAGGCGAGGATGTGCTCAATACGGCCAAGGCCTGCGCTGCGCTGGGCGCAGTGGTGGAACGCGTTGGCGAAGGTGAGTGGCGGGTTGAAGGTGTCGGTGCACAAAGCCTTTCAACACCTGCGGAAC from Pararhodobacter sp. includes:
- the dmeF gene encoding CDF family Co(II)/Ni(II) efflux transporter DmeF, with translation MSSGTHNHPHPHPHPHPRSSPSQAGSELPDGHEHVFLGSHHGENARRTLWVVLLTAAMMVVEIVAGLMTGSMALLADGFHMATHAGALGLAAVAYSYARRHARDPRFSFGTGKVGDLAAFASALILGVVALGLAVESIARLFEPSTVNFTDAAIVATLGLGVNLLSAVLLSGGHGHHHGHQHDHHGHHHHGHGSSMDGDNNLRSAYFHVLADALTSVLAIAALLAGRYLGWDWCDPLMGIVGGIVIARWAWELIRETSRVLLDETDEHVADEMRAAVEGPGDAHILDLHVWRVGPQARAAIISVSGEGLTQQMIRSRLAGVDEVEHLTVECR
- a CDS encoding metal/formaldehyde-sensitive transcriptional repressor — its product is MAHTSTPAYKEALRMRVKRLAGQIEAIDKALMRDAPCAELLHQVAGVRGAVNGFLDEVVESHLREHVARPGLSDAERAQGAEELAAVIRRYSR
- a CDS encoding diguanylate cyclase, which gives rise to MDQMAFAWVENDGRIVFAECLSGQLLPGHRFWFFPLQDRFLVSDDTGFVLGRAGEGGDDPRVASILDACQEWVWQVDEAGAFTFSSDASSSVVGVSPAQLIGRTYVSLLPVREAVSFTALFRSALAEGHSIHRHVHRISRNDGKVGLLDMNGTTLRAADGRVIGYCGVSRLISDDVRADPVFRDPDNYYDVVPVALCLADRHGRFVHVNHAFARLLNMSPDEVQGRMIADFMPEGAANFGRDIEAFDIGHGVPDHEFIWRGRSYQVSVRPVRDADGLTIGGAVSLTDISIYKRAERVLAAANERLQATAERDFLTGLLNRRQFEEIYRIEVSAARREQAPVSLMIIDVDQFKLFNDYYGHPAGDECLRQVARALSTALSRPRDVVCRYGGEEFVAILPSTDPAGAQVVAERVRQAVWNIGRPHVRSTWGQISVSIGVSSLMSIDPTVDMASRRRMLLEAADTALYEAKRRGRNMAWAASSVIHS
- the ettA gene encoding energy-dependent translational throttle protein EttA, whose product is MAPYQYAYHMSGLTKTYAGGKKVLDNVHLSFYPDAKIGVLGVNGAGKSTLLRIMAGTDKDYSGEAWAAEGVRVGYLPQEPHLDPEKNVRENVMNGVADKKAILDRYNELAMNYSDETADEMTNLQDEIEAKGLWDLDSKVEQAMEALGCPPDDWDVTRLSGGERRRVALCRLLLEQPEILLLDEPTNHLDAETVNWLEGHLRTYPGAILIVTHDRYFLDNVTGWILELDRGRGIPYEGNYSSWLAQKQKRLQQEGREDEARQRALSREQEWISASPKARQAKNKARIQRYDDLVMKASEKAPQTAQIIIPVAERLGNNVIDFENLSKGFGDKLLIDGLTFKLPPGGIVGVIGPNGAGKSTLFRMITGQEQPDGGSITVGESVKLGYVDQSRDALDDKKNVWEEISGGNDVIYVGKKEILSRAYCAAFNFKGGDQQKKVGSLSGGERNRVHLAKVLQSGGNVLLLDEPTNDLDIETLRALEEALEDYAGCAVVISHDRFFLDRIATHMLAFEGDSHVEWFEGNFADYEEDKKRRLGVDSTIPKRLQYKKFSR
- a CDS encoding TIGR02300 family protein: MAKPELGTKRTCPVTGRKFYDLNKDPVVSPFTGERYPRSFFEPAARAPARSEPAPGDDEDKEEVAAEVISLEEADAESAGASKVTATDDVDVDAEDDVDDGDDDTFLEDDEDDDDDVSDLIGDGIEDDEEG